One segment of Yersinia kristensenii DNA contains the following:
- a CDS encoding trypsin-like serine peptidase, with product MRLSSLLLFSLLPLSAALAHPPTDTQNDDASIADQTTLFFGKDDRTAVTDSLEWPWQAIGQVETASGNLCTATLISPRLALTAGHCVLAPPGKIDRAVALRFVSQDGHWKYQTTNLETLVDAKLGKKLKPDGDGWIVPPAAAAYDYALIRLTSKKTIPIKPLPLWDGTASELTQSLKQVDRKITQAGYPLDHLDTLYRHEDCLITGWAQQGVLSHQCDTLPGDSGSPLLLKNGEKWSLIAIQSSAPAAKDRYLADNRALAVTAIKDRLKTLANKAAK from the coding sequence ATGCGTTTATCTTCATTATTACTATTCAGTCTGTTGCCTCTTTCTGCGGCTCTAGCCCACCCACCGACAGACACGCAAAATGATGACGCCAGTATTGCAGATCAAACAACTCTGTTCTTCGGTAAAGATGACCGTACAGCGGTAACCGATAGCCTCGAATGGCCGTGGCAAGCCATTGGGCAAGTTGAAACGGCAAGCGGTAACCTTTGTACTGCAACATTAATTTCCCCTCGCCTGGCACTAACAGCGGGGCATTGTGTATTGGCTCCTCCGGGTAAAATTGACCGTGCCGTGGCTTTACGATTTGTTTCCCAAGATGGTCATTGGAAGTACCAGACTACCAATTTGGAAACACTGGTTGATGCTAAATTGGGCAAAAAACTCAAGCCTGATGGTGATGGTTGGATAGTTCCACCCGCCGCTGCAGCTTATGACTATGCACTTATTCGATTAACGAGTAAAAAAACCATCCCAATCAAACCATTGCCTCTGTGGGATGGAACAGCGAGCGAATTAACCCAATCACTTAAACAAGTTGATCGTAAAATAACTCAAGCCGGTTATCCCCTCGATCATCTGGATACACTTTATCGTCATGAAGATTGCCTTATTACAGGTTGGGCACAGCAAGGCGTGCTTTCTCATCAATGTGATACATTACCCGGTGACAGTGGCTCGCCTCTACTGCTGAAAAATGGCGAAAAGTGGTCTTTGATTGCGATTCAAAGTTCCGCTCCCGCCGCTAAAGACCGTTATCTCGCGGATAACCGAGCTTTGGCAGTCACTGCCATAAAAGATCGGTTAAAAACACTCGCAAATAAAGCAGCCAAATAA
- a CDS encoding carboxypeptidase M32: MTTAYQHLRTTFTRLSRFEHLSAIAGWDMQTMMPLKGNLARSEAMAELNVLQHQILTAKDVGEWLKQAEQETLDDVEQANLREMRRHYNNAVLLPEALVEAKSLAGARCEHAWRQQRIANDWNGFAENLREVVSLSREEASIRAQAAGTSRYDALLNLYEPGTNSADLDRIFGDLKQWLPNLLQKVTAKQADESCLIPQGPFDLGNQRQLGLNVMKVLGFDFDGGRVDVSVHPFCGGVPQDVRITTRYNEKEFLSALMGIIHETGHARYEQNLPREWLGQPISHARSTAIHESQSLLFEMQLARSKEFLQVIRPLVIQQFGEQPALAEQNFIALNQRVKTGFIRVDADEVSYPAHVILRYEIEKALISGEIEVDDIPALWNEKMQQYLGINTEGNYRNGCMQDIHWTDGAFGYFPTYTLGAMYAAQLFQTARSAIPGLDKNIANGDLSALFNWLQQNIWQQGSRYSTAELITKATGEPLNPRFFREHLERRYL, encoded by the coding sequence ATGACCACTGCTTATCAACACCTGCGCACTACGTTCACACGCCTTTCCCGCTTTGAGCACTTATCAGCCATTGCCGGATGGGATATGCAAACTATGATGCCGCTAAAAGGTAATCTTGCCCGCTCAGAGGCGATGGCGGAGCTGAATGTATTGCAACATCAAATACTAACGGCCAAAGATGTTGGGGAATGGTTGAAGCAAGCGGAACAAGAAACTCTGGATGATGTCGAGCAAGCAAATTTGCGTGAGATGCGCCGACACTACAATAATGCCGTGTTGTTGCCGGAAGCATTGGTTGAAGCGAAATCACTGGCGGGCGCTCGCTGCGAGCATGCATGGCGACAGCAGCGCATCGCGAATGACTGGAATGGTTTTGCAGAAAATCTACGTGAAGTGGTCAGCCTCAGCCGCGAAGAGGCGTCAATTCGTGCTCAAGCCGCCGGAACATCGCGCTATGACGCATTGCTGAATTTATATGAGCCGGGAACCAATAGTGCCGATTTGGACCGTATATTTGGCGACCTTAAACAATGGTTACCCAATCTCTTACAAAAAGTGACAGCTAAGCAAGCGGATGAGTCCTGCTTGATACCGCAGGGGCCATTTGACCTGGGAAACCAGCGCCAACTTGGACTCAATGTGATGAAAGTGCTCGGTTTCGACTTTGATGGTGGCCGAGTCGATGTCAGTGTCCATCCATTCTGCGGTGGTGTACCGCAAGATGTTCGCATTACTACACGTTATAATGAAAAAGAATTTCTCAGTGCATTAATGGGTATTATTCATGAAACAGGTCATGCACGTTATGAGCAAAATCTGCCACGCGAATGGCTGGGCCAACCAATATCACATGCACGCTCGACAGCAATTCATGAATCTCAAAGCCTACTGTTTGAAATGCAATTAGCCCGCAGCAAAGAATTCTTGCAAGTCATTCGCCCATTGGTCATACAGCAATTTGGTGAACAACCTGCATTGGCGGAACAAAATTTTATTGCATTGAATCAACGTGTTAAAACCGGTTTCATCCGGGTTGATGCTGATGAAGTCAGCTACCCTGCCCATGTCATTTTGCGCTACGAGATCGAGAAAGCCTTGATTAGCGGTGAAATCGAGGTAGATGATATTCCGGCCTTGTGGAATGAAAAAATGCAGCAATATCTGGGAATTAACACTGAAGGTAATTACCGTAATGGCTGTATGCAAGACATACACTGGACTGATGGTGCCTTTGGTTACTTCCCGACATATACACTGGGTGCTATGTATGCTGCCCAGCTTTTCCAAACGGCGCGAAGTGCTATTCCTGGGTTAGATAAGAACATTGCCAATGGCGACCTTAGCGCCCTGTTTAATTGGCTGCAACAAAATATCTGGCAACAGGGTAGCCGTTATTCAACTGCAGAGCTGATCACCAAAGCGACAGGTGAACCCCTTAATCCTCGCTTTTTCCGCGAGCATTTAGAGCGCCGCTATTTATAA
- a CDS encoding type II toxin-antitoxin system RelE/ParE family toxin, with translation MYMINLLGLAQRELFKLPPGIQAALIKALDELEAYGHELREPVVRDLGKGLKELRVSAKEGAGRGFFFYQADQQVYIIHILQKKTQKTPRRTLMLAYQRMKELKRRLQP, from the coding sequence ATGTATATGATTAATTTATTGGGGTTGGCACAGAGGGAGTTGTTTAAATTACCGCCAGGAATACAGGCGGCTCTGATCAAAGCTTTGGATGAGTTAGAGGCTTATGGTCACGAGTTACGGGAGCCTGTGGTGAGGGATTTAGGAAAGGGGTTGAAAGAACTGAGGGTCAGCGCGAAAGAGGGTGCAGGGCGTGGTTTTTTCTTTTACCAAGCTGATCAGCAGGTTTATATCATTCATATTTTGCAGAAGAAAACGCAAAAGACTCCCAGACGGACACTGATGTTGGCTTATCAGCGTATGAAGGAACTCAAACGGAGATTACAGCCATGA
- a CDS encoding sugar-binding transcriptional regulator, which translates to MQKSDKKLDQAARAAWMYYVAGQTQHEIADALGVSRQVAQRLVACAIDNGLVSVSITHPVGRCMELASQLQKHYGLHQCQVVPSLGMDNAGVQRAIAVVGAEVMAQFLRQEQPLIIGVGSGRSLKAAIDELPDLERPQHSCVSLIGAIAADGSCTRYDVPLWMAEKTQGRYFILPAPLFADSAADRDLWCNHRIYRTVTDKAAQADVTFIGIGSMGYHCPLHKDGFISEQDVAALMASNVVAEMLGNFIDINGQRVSYALDQRLTSASLHIQPQKPVIAIAGGAEKHQAIKAALRGHWVNGLVTDEESAIALLAQE; encoded by the coding sequence ATGCAGAAGAGTGACAAAAAGTTAGATCAGGCGGCCAGAGCGGCCTGGATGTATTACGTGGCTGGACAGACGCAGCATGAAATTGCTGATGCGCTGGGAGTTTCCCGCCAGGTTGCCCAGCGGCTGGTGGCCTGTGCCATCGATAACGGGTTAGTGAGTGTCAGCATCACCCACCCGGTGGGGCGCTGCATGGAACTGGCTTCCCAGCTACAAAAACACTACGGATTGCATCAATGCCAAGTGGTACCCAGCTTGGGGATGGACAACGCAGGTGTGCAACGGGCTATCGCCGTGGTTGGCGCGGAGGTGATGGCGCAGTTTTTACGTCAGGAGCAACCGCTGATTATTGGGGTGGGTTCAGGGCGCAGCTTAAAAGCGGCTATCGACGAATTACCTGACTTGGAGCGCCCTCAACACAGCTGTGTTTCTCTTATCGGGGCAATAGCCGCGGATGGTTCTTGTACGCGCTATGACGTGCCGTTATGGATGGCCGAGAAAACTCAGGGGCGCTATTTTATTTTACCCGCACCACTGTTTGCGGATAGCGCAGCAGATCGTGACCTGTGGTGTAATCACCGTATTTACCGCACGGTGACAGATAAAGCGGCGCAAGCTGATGTGACTTTTATTGGTATTGGTTCAATGGGCTATCACTGTCCGCTGCACAAAGATGGTTTTATTTCCGAGCAAGATGTTGCGGCACTGATGGCCTCTAATGTGGTGGCAGAAATGCTGGGTAATTTCATTGATATCAATGGCCAGCGGGTGAGCTATGCGCTGGATCAGCGCTTAACCAGTGCCAGCCTGCACATCCAGCCGCAAAAACCGGTGATTGCTATTGCTGGGGGGGCAGAGAAACATCAAGCTATCAAAGCCGCTCTCAGAGGTCATTGGGTGAATGGATTGGTCACGGATGAAGAGAGCGCCATCGCGCTGTTGGCGCAAGAATGA
- the rstB gene encoding two-component system sensor histidine kinase RstB encodes MRKLFIQFFLLLFVCFMVMAMLVGLVYKVTAERAGRQSLDDLMKSSLSLMRSELREIPLKDWNKTIATLDLNLSFQLHIEPLDKRDLGERLNKRLRAGEIIALDDEYTFLQRIPRSHYVLAVGPVPYLFYLHQMRLLDLALLILIGLSLALPVFLWMRPHWKDLLKLENAAQRLGSGHLDERTHFDPTSSLSRLGVAFNQMADNISTLIVSKKLLIDGIAHELRTPLVRLRYRLAMSDNLTESEQLALNHDIGQLEALIDELLTYARLDRPQVSLNLEPIDLPAWLTAKVMDMRLIHSEREIELDIPHRGDFGAVDLRLMERVLDNLVNNALRYSTQRLRIGLWFDGDNACLQVEDDGPGIPLEERARVFEPFVRLDPSRDRATGGCGLGLAIVHSIALAYQGSISVDASSLGGASFRFCWPVKELYSLTATPDSPK; translated from the coding sequence ATGAGGAAGCTATTTATTCAGTTTTTCTTATTGCTGTTCGTCTGCTTTATGGTGATGGCGATGTTGGTTGGGCTGGTTTATAAAGTAACGGCTGAACGCGCTGGCCGCCAATCATTAGATGATTTGATGAAAAGCTCGCTTTCATTGATGCGCAGTGAGTTGCGGGAAATCCCACTGAAAGATTGGAATAAAACCATTGCCACTTTAGATTTAAACCTCTCATTTCAATTACATATCGAACCTCTCGACAAACGGGATCTTGGTGAGCGCTTGAATAAGCGCCTGCGTGCAGGTGAAATCATTGCTTTGGATGATGAATATACTTTCCTGCAACGGATCCCCCGCAGCCACTATGTCCTTGCTGTTGGCCCGGTTCCGTATTTATTTTATTTGCATCAAATGCGGCTACTTGATTTAGCCTTACTTATCCTGATTGGCCTATCGTTGGCTCTACCGGTATTTCTTTGGATGCGCCCCCACTGGAAAGATTTGCTTAAATTAGAGAATGCCGCCCAGCGGTTGGGATCGGGCCATTTGGATGAGCGAACGCATTTTGACCCTACGTCAAGTTTAAGCCGCTTAGGTGTCGCATTTAACCAAATGGCTGACAACATCAGCACTTTGATTGTCAGCAAGAAACTGCTTATTGATGGAATTGCTCACGAGTTACGTACTCCACTGGTTCGTTTGCGTTATCGATTAGCCATGAGTGATAACCTGACTGAAAGTGAGCAACTGGCTTTAAATCATGATATTGGCCAGTTGGAAGCATTGATTGACGAGCTGCTGACTTATGCTCGGCTGGACCGCCCGCAAGTTTCACTCAATCTGGAACCTATCGATTTACCGGCCTGGCTCACGGCAAAAGTAATGGATATGCGCTTGATTCATAGTGAGCGCGAAATAGAACTCGATATTCCTCATCGTGGCGATTTCGGCGCAGTTGATTTACGCCTGATGGAGCGAGTATTAGATAATTTGGTCAATAATGCCCTGCGCTACTCTACTCAGCGGCTGCGAATTGGGCTGTGGTTTGATGGCGATAATGCCTGCTTACAAGTTGAAGATGACGGGCCGGGGATTCCATTAGAAGAACGCGCCCGAGTATTTGAACCCTTTGTCCGGCTGGACCCAAGCCGGGATCGCGCAACCGGGGGTTGTGGATTGGGCCTGGCAATTGTTCACTCCATTGCATTGGCTTATCAGGGCAGCATTTCCGTTGATGCCAGTTCGTTAGGCGGTGCCAGCTTCCGATTTTGCTGGCCAGTGAAAGAGCTTTACTCACTCACTGCCACCCCAGACAGCCCTAAATAA
- the hrpA gene encoding ATP-dependent RNA helicase HrpA, with the protein MKSSLAALSSQLGELMLRDQQRMRRRLQGARKVHNPEAVEAITREIEAEFATALQRVTRRRAACPAITYPENLPVSQKKQDIYNAIRDHQVVIVAGETGSGKTTQLPKICLELGRGVKGVIGHTQPRRLAARTVANRIADELDTSLGGCVGYKVRFNDQVGENTLVKLMTDGILLAEIQQDRLLMQYDTLIIDEAHERSLNIDFILGYLRELLPKRPDLKVIITSATIDPQRFSHHFNNAPIIEVSGRTYPVEVRYRPIVDDADDVDRDQLQAIFDAVDELGRESPGDILIFMSGEREIRDTADALMKQNLPHTEVLPLYARLSNSEQNRVFQSHHGRRIVLATNVAETSLTVPGIKYVIDPGTARISRYSFRTKVQRLPIEPVSQASANQRKGRCGRVSDGICIRLYSEQDFLSRPEFTDPEILRTNLASVILQMTSLGLGDIAAFPFVEAPDKRNIQDGVRLLEELGAIQTASNGHQQLTPLGRQLAQLPVDPRLARMVLEAQKSGSVRELMIITSALSIQDPRERPMDKQQASDEKHRRFADKDSDFLAFVNLWDYLKEQQKELSSAQFRKLCRSDFLNYLRVREWQDIYTQLRQVVKELGIPVNSVAADYRSVHTAILTGLLSHIGQKDVEKQEYTGARNARFAIFPGSGLFKKPPKWSMVAELVETSRLWGRIAARIEPEWIEPLAQHLVKHHYSDPHWEKAQGAVMASEKVTLFGLPIVTERKINYGPIDPPLCRELFIRHGLVEGDWQTRHAFFRANLKLLAEVEELEHKSRRRDILVDDETLFNFYDQRIGRDVISARHFDSWWKKTSQTQPELLNFEKTMLIKDGANKVNPLDYPNFWYQGSLKLRLSYQFEPGTDADGVTVHIPLPILNQVKEEGFDWQIPGIRRELVVALIKSLPKPVRRNFVPAPNYAEAFLARATPLETSLLEALERELRRMTGVTVSRESWQWEQVPDHLKMTFRVLDDKNRTLREGKDLAALKLQLQEKVQETLSAVADDGIEQNGLHIWSFGSLPVCYEQRRGGYEVKAYPALVDEKDSVAIRLFDTESQQQQAMWQGTRRLLLLNIPSPIKYLHEKLPNKSKLGLYFNTYGKVMDLIDDCIACGVDKLVAQYGGPVWQEADFARLQEKVRAELNETVVDIAKQVEQILTTAFSINKRLKGRVDISQALALSDIKAQLGGLIYRGFVTNNGWKRLPDTLRYLHAIERRLEKLAVDPHRDRAQMLRIEHVQQMWQQWLNKLPPKRQQDEEVKEVRWMIEELRVSLFAQQLGTSYPISDKRILQTIEQLSA; encoded by the coding sequence GTGAAATCTTCGCTCGCAGCATTATCCTCCCAACTCGGGGAGTTGATGCTCCGTGACCAACAGCGCATGCGGCGTCGGCTACAAGGCGCACGAAAAGTCCATAATCCCGAGGCCGTAGAGGCGATTACCCGTGAAATAGAGGCCGAATTTGCCACAGCGCTGCAGCGGGTTACCCGCCGTCGGGCGGCTTGCCCGGCCATCACTTATCCTGAAAATTTGCCGGTCAGTCAGAAGAAACAGGATATTTATAATGCGATCCGCGACCATCAGGTGGTTATTGTCGCCGGTGAAACCGGTTCCGGTAAAACCACGCAGTTGCCGAAAATCTGCCTGGAATTGGGGCGCGGTGTCAAAGGGGTTATCGGCCATACTCAGCCGCGTCGCCTTGCTGCCCGTACTGTGGCGAACCGTATTGCCGATGAACTAGACACCTCCCTTGGCGGTTGTGTCGGTTATAAAGTGCGGTTTAATGATCAAGTGGGTGAAAATACGCTGGTTAAGTTAATGACCGACGGTATTTTATTAGCTGAGATTCAGCAAGACCGCCTGCTGATGCAATATGACACCTTGATTATTGATGAGGCCCATGAACGTAGCCTGAACATTGATTTCATCTTGGGCTATTTGCGTGAGTTATTACCAAAACGCCCTGATCTGAAAGTGATTATCACCTCGGCGACTATTGATCCGCAGCGCTTTTCCCATCATTTCAATAATGCGCCGATTATTGAGGTCTCTGGCCGCACCTATCCGGTGGAAGTGCGCTATCGGCCTATAGTGGATGACGCCGATGATGTTGATCGCGATCAGCTACAGGCTATTTTTGATGCCGTGGATGAACTGGGGCGCGAAAGCCCTGGCGATATTCTGATCTTTATGAGTGGCGAACGAGAAATCCGTGATACTGCTGATGCGCTGATGAAACAGAATTTGCCCCATACGGAGGTGCTGCCGCTGTATGCGCGTTTATCAAATAGCGAGCAGAATAGGGTGTTTCAGTCTCATCATGGGCGGCGTATTGTGCTGGCGACCAACGTGGCCGAAACCTCACTGACCGTGCCCGGTATTAAGTATGTTATTGACCCCGGCACCGCGCGTATCAGCCGTTACAGCTTCCGTACCAAAGTACAGCGATTGCCGATTGAGCCGGTTTCTCAAGCCTCTGCTAATCAGCGTAAAGGCCGCTGTGGCCGCGTGTCAGACGGTATCTGTATTCGTCTTTATTCCGAGCAGGATTTCCTCTCGCGCCCTGAATTCACCGATCCGGAAATTCTACGCACCAATTTGGCGTCCGTTATCCTGCAAATGACCTCATTGGGGCTAGGGGATATCGCGGCTTTCCCCTTTGTGGAAGCGCCGGATAAACGTAATATTCAAGATGGCGTGCGGCTGCTGGAAGAACTGGGGGCGATCCAAACTGCCAGTAACGGGCATCAGCAATTAACTCCATTAGGCCGCCAATTGGCTCAATTACCGGTCGATCCGCGCCTGGCTCGCATGGTACTGGAGGCGCAGAAAAGCGGCAGTGTGCGCGAATTGATGATTATCACCTCGGCGTTATCTATCCAAGATCCGCGTGAGCGCCCGATGGATAAACAACAGGCCTCCGATGAAAAACACCGGCGTTTTGCTGATAAAGACTCTGATTTCCTTGCATTTGTTAATCTGTGGGATTATCTAAAAGAGCAGCAAAAAGAGCTGTCATCGGCGCAATTCCGTAAATTATGCCGCAGCGATTTCCTGAATTATCTGCGGGTGCGTGAATGGCAGGATATCTATACTCAACTGCGTCAGGTCGTGAAAGAGCTGGGGATCCCGGTCAACAGTGTTGCCGCGGATTATCGCAGTGTCCATACGGCTATTCTGACGGGATTATTATCACATATCGGCCAGAAAGACGTTGAAAAGCAAGAGTATACCGGCGCACGTAATGCGCGTTTTGCCATCTTCCCCGGTTCCGGTTTATTCAAAAAACCGCCCAAATGGAGCATGGTTGCAGAGTTAGTCGAGACCAGCCGGTTATGGGGCCGTATTGCTGCTCGCATTGAGCCCGAGTGGATTGAACCTTTAGCGCAACATTTGGTTAAACACCATTATAGCGACCCGCATTGGGAGAAAGCGCAAGGGGCGGTGATGGCTAGCGAGAAAGTGACCTTATTCGGGTTGCCTATCGTGACTGAGCGCAAAATAAACTATGGCCCCATTGACCCGCCACTGTGCCGCGAGCTGTTCATCCGTCACGGTTTGGTTGAAGGGGATTGGCAAACGCGCCATGCCTTCTTCCGGGCTAATTTAAAGTTACTGGCTGAAGTTGAAGAACTGGAGCACAAATCTCGCCGCCGCGACATTTTGGTTGATGATGAGACACTGTTTAACTTCTATGATCAACGCATTGGTCGCGATGTTATTTCTGCGCGCCATTTTGATAGCTGGTGGAAGAAAACCAGCCAGACACAGCCCGAGCTGCTCAACTTTGAAAAAACCATGCTTATCAAGGATGGGGCGAACAAAGTTAACCCGCTGGATTACCCTAATTTTTGGTATCAAGGGTCGCTCAAATTGCGGCTTTCTTATCAATTTGAGCCGGGCACTGACGCCGATGGGGTCACTGTCCACATTCCGCTCCCGATCCTGAATCAAGTTAAGGAGGAAGGGTTTGATTGGCAGATTCCGGGGATTCGTCGCGAGCTGGTAGTGGCGCTTATCAAGTCATTACCTAAGCCGGTTCGCCGTAACTTTGTCCCGGCACCTAATTATGCTGAGGCTTTTTTGGCCCGAGCCACTCCGCTGGAAACCAGTTTGTTGGAAGCATTAGAGCGCGAGTTACGTCGCATGACGGGTGTGACAGTGTCACGTGAAAGTTGGCAGTGGGAACAAGTTCCCGACCATCTGAAAATGACGTTTCGCGTGCTGGATGATAAAAATCGGACTCTACGTGAGGGCAAAGATCTTGCGGCTTTGAAGCTACAACTTCAAGAGAAAGTGCAAGAGACCCTTTCTGCTGTAGCGGATGATGGTATTGAACAAAATGGCTTACATATCTGGAGTTTTGGCTCACTTCCTGTGTGCTATGAACAGCGCCGTGGGGGATACGAAGTCAAAGCTTATCCCGCACTGGTGGATGAAAAAGACAGTGTTGCAATCCGCTTATTTGATACGGAATCTCAACAACAGCAAGCAATGTGGCAAGGTACACGGCGGTTATTGTTGCTAAATATTCCTTCTCCCATTAAGTATTTACATGAAAAACTGCCGAACAAATCCAAACTCGGCCTTTATTTCAATACTTATGGCAAAGTGATGGATCTGATTGATGATTGCATTGCTTGTGGGGTGGATAAACTGGTGGCGCAATATGGCGGCCCGGTTTGGCAAGAGGCTGATTTTGCTCGCTTACAAGAAAAAGTGCGTGCCGAGTTAAATGAAACAGTCGTGGATATTGCCAAGCAAGTTGAGCAGATCCTAACTACGGCGTTTAGTATTAATAAGCGCCTAAAAGGCCGAGTCGATATTTCGCAAGCATTGGCGCTTTCAGACATTAAAGCACAGCTTGGCGGCCTGATTTACCGGGGTTTTGTCACTAATAATGGTTGGAAACGTTTACCCGATACTTTGCGCTATTTACACGCGATTGAGCGCCGTTTGGAGAAGTTAGCTGTCGATCCTCATCGTGATCGTGCCCAAATGTTGCGCATAGAACATGTACAGCAAATGTGGCAGCAATGGCTCAATAAGTTACCGCCTAAACGCCAACAAGATGAAGAGGTTAAAGAAGTCCGTTGGATGATTGAAGAACTGCGGGTGAGCTTATTCGCCCAGCAATTAGGCACATCATATCCCATTTCGGACAAACGTATTTTGCAAACTATCGAACAACTCTCTGCTTAA
- the azoR gene encoding FMN-dependent NADH-azoreductase, whose amino-acid sequence MSKVLVLKSSILATYSQSNQLADFFVEQWKTAHAGDEITVRDLAAQPIPVLDGELVGALRPSDAALTPRQQEALALSDELIAELQAHDVIVMAAPMYNFNIPTQLKNYFDLIARAGVTFRYTEKGPEGLITGKRAIILTSRGGIHKDTPTDLVVPYLRLFLGFIGITDVEFVFAEGIAYGPEVATKAQADAKELLTQVASA is encoded by the coding sequence ATGAGCAAAGTACTGGTTCTGAAATCAAGCATTCTGGCAACCTATTCACAGTCTAACCAACTGGCTGACTTCTTTGTTGAACAATGGAAAACCGCTCATGCGGGCGATGAAATCACCGTGCGTGATCTGGCTGCTCAGCCGATTCCGGTATTAGATGGCGAGTTGGTGGGGGCTTTGCGCCCTTCTGATGCAGCGCTGACACCACGTCAACAAGAAGCTCTGGCGCTGTCGGATGAGCTGATTGCCGAATTGCAAGCGCATGACGTCATCGTGATGGCTGCGCCAATGTACAACTTCAACATCCCGACTCAGTTGAAGAACTATTTTGACCTGATTGCCCGTGCTGGTGTGACTTTCCGCTACACCGAAAAAGGCCCTGAAGGCCTGATTACCGGCAAACGCGCTATTATCCTGACCAGCCGCGGTGGTATCCATAAAGACACCCCGACTGACCTGGTTGTTCCTTACCTGCGCCTGTTCCTCGGCTTTATCGGGATTACCGATGTCGAATTCGTGTTTGCAGAGGGTATTGCTTATGGCCCTGAAGTAGCAACCAAAGCACAAGCTGATGCCAAAGAGTTACTGACTCAGGTTGCTAGCGCTTAA
- the asr gene encoding acid resistance repetitive basic protein Asr — protein sequence MKTVLALIVAATLGMSSIAFAADTVAPPVAHSAPAKTMHHKKAKKSVKKADKTAPVQKAQAAKKHHKKAAQTKAAPVAVPAVK from the coding sequence ATGAAAACAGTATTAGCTCTGATTGTTGCTGCAACTTTGGGTATGTCTTCTATAGCATTCGCCGCTGACACCGTTGCACCGCCTGTTGCCCATAGTGCTCCAGCTAAAACTATGCATCACAAAAAAGCTAAAAAATCGGTGAAGAAAGCGGATAAAACCGCCCCAGTGCAAAAAGCGCAAGCAGCTAAAAAACACCACAAAAAAGCGGCACAGACTAAGGCTGCCCCAGTCGCAGTCCCGGCCGTAAAATAG
- a CDS encoding helix-turn-helix domain-containing protein: MKKQDDFDIIPFSEVKAAALHHPQVNEAYSDLQIRQTMMTELKAARQQCKLTQQEVAQRAGLRKQNISRMEKGIISPNLTTLSRYAAALGGTFVFKFNQKPHRADKK; this comes from the coding sequence ATGAAAAAACAAGATGATTTTGACATTATTCCTTTTTCTGAGGTGAAAGCCGCGGCTTTACATCATCCTCAGGTAAATGAAGCTTATTCAGACTTACAAATTAGACAAACAATGATGACGGAGCTTAAGGCTGCCCGTCAGCAATGTAAACTGACTCAACAAGAGGTTGCTCAAAGAGCGGGCTTGAGGAAACAGAACATTAGCCGGATGGAGAAAGGTATTATCTCGCCTAACCTGACAACGTTAAGTCGATATGCCGCAGCATTAGGGGGGACTTTTGTATTCAAATTTAATCAAAAGCCCCATCGTGCAGATAAGAAATAA